The Shewanella japonica genome has a window encoding:
- the recG gene encoding ATP-dependent DNA helicase RecG: MQPLDQVPITDLKGVAKKVAEKLDKLGIKTVQDVLFHLPMRYEDRTQIYPIASLYPAMYGTVEAEIISTQIVPGRKRMLTCTITDDTGMLTLRFFNFSVAQRNGMQNGAIIRAYGEIKRGKRHFEIIHPEYKIIKEGENPALSDSLTPIYPSTEGLKQASWIKLTEQALTHLTHGGLTELLPAELQPNNMSISHALQLIHRPPNDIEQADLEVGMHPAQQRLVQEELLAHNLSMLKLRQRNNLDKAVTLSATGQLLNPFLKALPFKPTGAQQRVVADISRDIEKPTPMMRLVQGDVGSGKTLVAALAALQAIENGYQVAMMAPTELLAEQHAINFAAWFEPLGLKVGWLAGKLKGKARAQSLADIADGSANMVIGTHAIFQEQVSFDKLALIIIDEQHRFGVHQRLGLREKGISQGFHPHQLIMTATPIPRTLAMTAYADLETSIIDELPPGRTPVSTVAVSDNRRDEVIERVKQAALNDNRQIYWVCTLIEESEVLECQAAEDTAEELSRLLPELNIGLVHGRMKSAEKQQIMAQFKAGELHLLVATTVIEVGVDVPNASLMIIENPERLGLAQLHQLRGRVGRGSVVSHCLLLYKAPLSQTATKRLGVLRSSNDGFVIAQKDLEIRGPGEVLGTRQTGLAEMKIADLVRDQYLIENTQKLAAHVMRQVPENVDGIIHRWLGDRQQYVQA; the protein is encoded by the coding sequence TTGCAACCATTGGATCAGGTTCCTATTACCGACTTAAAAGGCGTAGCCAAAAAAGTCGCTGAAAAACTCGATAAGCTGGGTATTAAAACAGTACAAGATGTGCTGTTTCATCTGCCTATGCGCTACGAAGATCGCACCCAAATCTATCCCATTGCGAGTTTATATCCTGCCATGTATGGCACTGTCGAAGCAGAAATCATTTCTACCCAAATTGTCCCTGGCCGTAAACGCATGCTGACCTGTACTATTACAGACGACACAGGAATGCTAACCCTACGTTTCTTTAACTTTTCAGTCGCCCAACGTAATGGCATGCAAAACGGCGCGATTATTCGCGCTTATGGTGAAATTAAGCGCGGTAAAAGACACTTTGAGATTATTCATCCCGAATACAAGATAATCAAAGAAGGCGAGAATCCAGCATTAAGTGATTCACTGACCCCCATTTACCCTTCAACAGAAGGTCTTAAACAAGCCAGTTGGATTAAACTAACCGAACAAGCACTGACTCACCTAACTCACGGCGGGTTAACCGAGTTGCTCCCCGCCGAGTTGCAGCCCAATAATATGAGTATTAGCCATGCTTTACAGTTAATACATAGGCCTCCCAATGACATCGAACAAGCTGACTTGGAGGTGGGGATGCATCCTGCTCAGCAGCGGTTAGTGCAAGAAGAGTTATTGGCGCACAATTTAAGTATGCTAAAGCTGCGTCAACGTAACAACCTTGATAAAGCTGTCACACTTTCGGCAACAGGCCAACTACTAAACCCGTTTTTAAAAGCCCTGCCCTTCAAACCCACAGGGGCTCAACAGCGAGTGGTCGCAGACATAAGCCGAGATATTGAGAAACCAACACCAATGATGCGTTTAGTGCAAGGTGATGTCGGTTCAGGAAAAACCTTAGTTGCTGCACTGGCAGCGCTACAAGCCATTGAAAATGGCTACCAAGTGGCGATGATGGCACCCACCGAATTGCTGGCTGAACAACATGCCATTAATTTTGCTGCGTGGTTTGAGCCGCTCGGACTAAAAGTCGGCTGGCTTGCAGGTAAACTAAAAGGCAAAGCAAGGGCTCAATCACTAGCGGATATCGCTGATGGTAGCGCCAATATGGTCATTGGCACCCACGCCATCTTCCAAGAACAAGTCAGTTTTGACAAATTAGCACTGATAATTATCGATGAGCAGCATCGCTTTGGAGTGCATCAACGGTTGGGCCTACGTGAAAAAGGCATTAGCCAAGGTTTTCATCCTCATCAATTGATCATGACAGCCACTCCGATACCTCGCACGTTAGCAATGACAGCTTATGCCGACTTAGAAACCTCTATCATTGATGAGCTACCACCTGGCAGAACGCCTGTCAGTACAGTTGCTGTGAGTGATAATCGCCGTGATGAAGTCATTGAGCGGGTCAAGCAAGCAGCCTTAAACGACAATCGACAAATTTATTGGGTCTGCACCTTAATTGAAGAATCTGAAGTGCTGGAATGCCAAGCTGCTGAAGATACAGCAGAAGAACTCAGTCGTTTATTACCAGAACTCAACATTGGTCTGGTGCATGGACGAATGAAAAGCGCAGAAAAACAGCAAATAATGGCTCAATTTAAAGCGGGTGAGCTACATTTACTAGTGGCAACCACTGTGATTGAAGTTGGTGTTGATGTACCCAATGCCAGTTTGATGATTATTGAAAACCCCGAAAGGCTGGGCTTAGCGCAATTACACCAATTACGTGGTCGTGTCGGTCGAGGCTCAGTCGTGAGTCATTGCCTACTGCTTTACAAAGCGCCATTGTCGCAAACAGCAACAAAACGACTTGGTGTATTAAGGTCGAGTAATGACGGTTTTGTTATTGCCCAAAAAGATTTAGAGATCCGCGGCCCAGGTGAAGTGCTCGGCACTCGTCAAACTGGGCTGGCAGAAATGAAAATAGCAGATTTGGTCAGAGACCAGTATTTAATTGAAAACACCCAAAAACTTGCCGCACATGTCATGCGACAAGTACCTGAAAATGTTGATGGCATCATTCACCGTTGGTTAGGTGATCGCCAGCAATACGTACAAGCATAA
- a CDS encoding tetratricopeptide repeat protein: MKTLFIAATLSLVSQTSVADINSIDAAANTMNLEALNQISQQSVDYEHAYAQYRIAITANILGQRGVAKRALTDAQATLEAVISREDHAESMTLLAQIYGMQIAYDGAKAQQLSSKASALLQQAEQLSPDNPRIALVKAMSAFYTPAQYGGGYDKASELASLAIARYQNPCDEICWGHAEAYTWRGLAKQELGQQDAAKQDWQQALTINPDYGWANFLLNPTSTVNASQ; encoded by the coding sequence ATGAAAACATTATTTATTGCCGCTACCTTATCTTTAGTCAGTCAAACCAGTGTCGCAGATATCAATAGTATTGATGCTGCAGCCAATACCATGAACCTTGAAGCGCTCAATCAAATCAGCCAGCAAAGTGTTGATTATGAACATGCCTATGCCCAATACCGTATTGCAATTACTGCCAATATTTTAGGACAACGTGGTGTCGCAAAACGTGCGCTTACTGATGCACAAGCCACACTTGAAGCAGTTATCAGTCGTGAAGATCATGCTGAATCGATGACATTACTCGCGCAAATCTATGGCATGCAAATCGCTTATGACGGCGCTAAAGCCCAACAATTATCATCTAAAGCAAGCGCTTTATTACAGCAGGCTGAACAATTAAGTCCCGACAACCCTCGAATTGCATTAGTTAAAGCTATGAGTGCATTTTACACGCCTGCGCAATATGGTGGAGGTTACGACAAAGCCAGTGAGTTGGCCTCATTAGCCATTGCACGCTATCAAAACCCTTGTGATGAGATCTGTTGGGGACATGCTGAAGCTTACACTTGGCGAGGTCTTGCCAAACAAGAGCTCGGTCAACAAGATGCCGCAAAGCAGGACTGGCAACAGGCGTTAACTATTAATCCAGACTATGGTTGGGCTAACTTCCTGCTAAACCCAACCTCTACAGTGAATGCTAGTCAATAA
- a CDS encoding sensor histidine kinase, whose protein sequence is MNTQDTANQSAQGMVHTDMTTNENNHPEKAYKQKTAWVYLLNLIFYFIPIWFMRDDVMRVSISLLLLIPFLYGYFWAYKSSQAKAIYPISLMISTAVIASLFTSGGISFFSFAGFFIGFFYSLRTSIISFIAISIGLWTLNYLVGYPAFYFPLYGMLIVFVVGLFGVVEHNNERIRRQQRQSNDEIASLATALERERIARDLHDIMGHNLSSIALKAQLAEKLVEAGNLPLAKEHLSQLAEIARDSLSQIRQTVSDYKHKGLADTLQQLTASLREQSIEVNVNGQLPEMPELYESQLGLMFTELVNNMLKHGTATECWWQFSHQNNTLNVRLSDNSSTQAIVEGNGLKGIAERAQLLKGAFNYQITDGYQFTISLPLSTDKDS, encoded by the coding sequence ATGAATACTCAAGATACTGCCAATCAGTCTGCTCAAGGAATGGTTCACACGGATATGACCACTAACGAAAACAACCACCCAGAAAAAGCCTACAAGCAAAAAACGGCTTGGGTCTATTTGTTAAACCTCATTTTTTATTTCATACCTATTTGGTTTATGCGTGATGATGTTATGCGTGTAAGCATTAGTCTATTGCTATTAATTCCATTCTTATACGGTTATTTTTGGGCTTATAAAAGTAGCCAAGCAAAAGCCATATACCCTATATCGTTAATGATTTCGACTGCGGTTATCGCCAGTTTATTTACCAGCGGCGGAATTTCATTTTTTAGTTTTGCGGGCTTTTTTATTGGTTTTTTTTACTCATTACGCACCAGCATTATCAGTTTTATCGCCATCAGTATTGGGTTATGGACACTAAACTACCTTGTAGGGTATCCCGCATTTTATTTCCCGCTATACGGCATGTTAATCGTGTTTGTGGTGGGATTATTTGGTGTAGTAGAACATAACAATGAGCGAATTAGACGTCAGCAACGTCAATCAAATGATGAAATTGCCAGTTTAGCGACAGCCCTAGAACGAGAAAGAATTGCTCGAGATCTTCACGATATTATGGGTCACAACTTATCGTCTATCGCCCTTAAAGCGCAGTTAGCGGAAAAACTCGTTGAAGCAGGAAACCTGCCTTTAGCAAAAGAACATTTGAGTCAATTAGCAGAAATAGCCAGAGACAGCCTTAGTCAAATCAGACAAACAGTATCGGATTATAAACATAAAGGCTTGGCTGACACCTTACAGCAATTAACCGCATCCCTTCGAGAACAAAGCATAGAAGTGAACGTCAACGGCCAACTGCCCGAGATGCCCGAATTATATGAATCACAACTAGGGTTAATGTTTACTGAACTAGTCAATAACATGCTCAAGCACGGCACCGCAACTGAATGTTGGTGGCAGTTTAGCCATCAAAACAACACCCTAAACGTACGTTTATCTGATAATTCATCAACACAAGCGATAGTGGAAGGAAACGGACTAAAAGGCATCGCAGAACGGGCTCAATTGCTCAAAGGCGCATTTAACTATCAAATTACCGATGGTTATCAGTTCACGATTTCATTGCCTCTTTCTACCGATAAGGACAGCTGA
- a CDS encoding DUF3014 domain-containing protein has protein sequence MQVNQEDRATPQSSRAGGSNAGVIGVTIAVILAGAGYFYFTSEPSEPEVIAPTPVQLPEPVPEQPIEQEPIEEVIVEPEVVEPTEIIPTEPEVVVEPLPALTESDDFVEQKTIEMADGMKIESIILKKDIARQFVVFVDNMAQGEVIHKASPLKGPKDSFSVSEITDKIYLNPDSYHRYDLYADMIAGMNDEQLVSTFEELSPLFDEAFEELGYSDMSFNERMVEAFDVILAAPIIEDPIELSSISVNYLFVDPKLESLPNIQKLMVRMGPENTKKIKGAVRKLKQQLNN, from the coding sequence ATGCAAGTCAATCAAGAAGACAGAGCAACACCACAATCGAGCCGCGCAGGTGGCAGCAATGCAGGTGTTATCGGCGTAACCATTGCCGTTATTTTGGCTGGTGCAGGTTATTTCTATTTCACGTCAGAGCCGTCTGAACCTGAGGTAATAGCCCCAACACCAGTACAATTGCCAGAGCCGGTGCCTGAACAGCCCATCGAGCAAGAGCCAATTGAAGAAGTGATTGTTGAACCAGAAGTGGTAGAGCCGACCGAAATCATTCCAACAGAACCTGAAGTGGTCGTTGAACCACTACCAGCACTGACCGAAAGTGATGATTTTGTAGAGCAAAAAACCATTGAAATGGCTGATGGAATGAAAATCGAATCCATCATCCTTAAAAAAGACATTGCTCGCCAGTTTGTGGTATTTGTCGACAACATGGCACAAGGTGAAGTCATTCACAAAGCCAGCCCTTTAAAAGGTCCTAAAGACAGCTTTAGCGTCAGTGAAATTACCGACAAAATCTACTTAAACCCAGACAGCTACCACCGTTATGATCTCTATGCAGACATGATAGCGGGCATGAATGATGAACAGCTAGTCAGTACTTTTGAAGAATTATCGCCTTTATTTGACGAAGCATTTGAAGAACTTGGTTATAGTGACATGAGCTTCAATGAACGCATGGTAGAAGCATTTGATGTGATTTTGGCAGCCCCCATTATCGAAGATCCAATTGAGCTGTCATCAATCAGTGTTAACTATTTATTTGTTGACCCTAAACTTGAGTCGCTACCTAACATTCAAAAATTAATGGTGCGCATGGGGCCTGAAAATACTAAGAAAATCAAAGGTGCTGTAAGAAAGCTTAAACAACAGCTAAACAACTAG
- a CDS encoding calcium/sodium antiporter — protein sequence MLIMLSIIGGFLILTLGAEALVRGASQIALKLGLTPLIIGLTIVAFGTSAPELAVSVKSAIAGNSGIALGNVIGSNIANIGLILGITALIRPIKIESQMVRRDIPIMIAASLLFWGLLLDGGLSFFDGVILTTLLISYLLFSYFTADKQQNDDSESATNQSNLLSVLMIIVGISMLVGGGILFVDGAVAMAKSIGISEVVIGLTIVAIGTSMPELVTSIVAALKGESDIAIGNVVGSNLFNILGILGVTALIHPIISNEISQIDWVVMIALAAVLLPFAYTGLRIGRREAAVLVASYLGYISYLVIQA from the coding sequence ATGCTAATTATGTTGTCGATTATCGGCGGTTTTTTGATTTTAACCCTAGGTGCAGAAGCGCTCGTGCGAGGAGCAAGTCAAATAGCGCTCAAGTTGGGACTTACGCCGCTTATTATCGGTTTAACAATCGTGGCCTTTGGCACCAGCGCCCCTGAGCTTGCAGTGAGTGTTAAGTCAGCTATTGCAGGTAATAGCGGAATTGCGTTGGGCAACGTTATCGGCTCAAACATTGCCAATATCGGTTTAATCTTAGGAATAACAGCGCTTATCCGTCCAATAAAAATCGAATCACAGATGGTGCGCCGAGATATCCCTATTATGATTGCGGCCTCATTATTGTTTTGGGGGTTATTACTGGATGGTGGTTTAAGCTTTTTTGATGGCGTCATTCTCACTACGTTGCTTATCAGTTACTTACTATTTAGCTATTTCACAGCAGACAAACAACAAAATGACGACTCTGAAAGTGCAACAAATCAAAGCAACCTCCTTTCAGTACTAATGATTATTGTCGGTATTTCTATGCTTGTCGGTGGCGGCATTTTGTTTGTCGATGGCGCAGTTGCCATGGCAAAGTCGATAGGTATTAGTGAGGTGGTTATTGGCCTCACCATCGTCGCGATAGGCACCAGTATGCCGGAGCTTGTCACCTCTATTGTGGCAGCACTGAAAGGCGAAAGTGATATAGCGATTGGTAATGTCGTTGGTTCAAACCTATTTAACATTTTAGGGATTTTAGGGGTAACGGCCCTTATCCACCCTATTATCAGTAATGAGATAAGCCAAATTGACTGGGTGGTCATGATCGCATTAGCAGCAGTATTACTGCCCTTTGCTTACACAGGCCTGCGGATTGGTCGCCGAGAAGCTGCTGTTTTAGTCGCCAGCTATTTAGGCTATATCAGTTACTTAGTGATCCAAGCGTAA
- a CDS encoding response regulator transcription factor, whose translation MKILLAEDQAMVRGALSALLTLSNDETIGPVEVTEAEDGTQAIALLKQHSFDLLLSDIEMPGRTGLELAQWLKEQQGAALQTKVIILTTFGRAGYIKRALACGVDGFLLKDAPTESLLSAIKQVMAGKKVIDPELAISAIGDIDPLNDKERKALRFASEGLSTSDIAAKLFIAEGTVRNYLSEAISKLNASNRIDAARIAKQKGWL comes from the coding sequence ATGAAAATTTTACTGGCAGAGGATCAAGCTATGGTGAGAGGAGCGCTTTCAGCACTGCTCACTCTTAGCAATGATGAAACCATTGGCCCAGTTGAAGTCACAGAAGCCGAAGACGGCACTCAGGCTATTGCGTTACTCAAACAACACTCGTTTGATTTACTGCTCAGTGACATCGAAATGCCAGGGCGTACAGGCCTTGAATTAGCACAATGGCTTAAAGAACAGCAAGGTGCAGCACTGCAAACCAAAGTCATTATCTTAACCACCTTTGGTCGAGCCGGTTATATCAAGCGAGCGCTTGCCTGTGGCGTCGATGGCTTTTTATTAAAAGATGCCCCCACAGAAAGTTTATTATCGGCAATCAAGCAGGTCATGGCTGGCAAAAAGGTGATCGATCCTGAGCTTGCAATCAGTGCCATCGGGGATATTGATCCGCTAAATGATAAGGAACGAAAAGCGTTACGATTTGCCAGCGAAGGATTATCTACCAGTGATATTGCCGCGAAGCTGTTCATTGCCGAAGGGACAGTCAGGAATTACTTGTCTGAAGCGATCAGTAAGCTTAATGCCAGTAATCGTATTGATGCTGCCCGTATCGCTAAACAAAAAGGCTGGTTATAG
- a CDS encoding beta-ketoacyl synthase chain length factor produces MQLVFDILSWGAWSLDFQDKESWRQWDNAVTPTTENKTSPALAHVPAMQRRRFSRLTKMMLTAAHDCQPAKHCRSVFASRHGELTRTLGLLQDIVDKEALSPLAFSQSVHNTASGIYGIVSGNTAASTSVAAGEESLSQAMIEAFAQLAENPEPVLLVFGDDPVPPIYNQYTQEYELPLAMGLYLAPANSTEHQHTVLGQLTLSNGNTNESQPISYAQFIHAIASQTSLTGQLAHWQWQLTPQLGHDHTTQRHESR; encoded by the coding sequence GTGCAATTAGTATTTGATATTCTTTCATGGGGCGCATGGTCTCTAGACTTTCAAGATAAAGAAAGCTGGCGCCAATGGGATAATGCTGTCACCCCGACTACAGAAAATAAAACCTCTCCCGCTTTAGCTCACGTGCCAGCCATGCAACGTCGCCGTTTTAGCCGCTTAACTAAAATGATGCTGACTGCAGCCCATGACTGCCAACCCGCAAAACATTGCCGCAGCGTGTTTGCTTCTCGTCATGGCGAACTCACTCGCACACTGGGTTTATTACAAGATATTGTTGATAAAGAAGCGCTTTCTCCATTAGCTTTCAGCCAGTCAGTACACAACACAGCCAGTGGCATTTACGGCATAGTGAGTGGCAATACTGCAGCTTCAACTTCTGTTGCAGCAGGTGAAGAAAGCCTATCCCAAGCCATGATTGAAGCATTTGCGCAGCTAGCTGAAAACCCTGAACCGGTTCTGCTTGTCTTTGGTGACGATCCTGTCCCGCCTATTTACAATCAATACACCCAAGAATATGAATTACCTTTGGCAATGGGCTTATATCTTGCCCCAGCCAACAGTACTGAGCATCAGCACACTGTTCTAGGTCAATTGACGCTATCAAACGGCAATACAAACGAGTCCCAGCCAATCAGTTATGCGCAATTTATTCATGCTATTGCTTCGCAAACTTCGCTAACAGGTCAATTGGCTCATTGGCAGTGGCAATTGACCCCGCAATTAGGTCATGACCACACGACCCAGCGACATGAAAGTCGCTGA
- a CDS encoding lysophospholipid acyltransferase family protein — protein MTNKNSSVEFPEPAPYLTGLAYVPRWIGGTLCYVVFGLGGLLSSLTVLPVLRLWPGTKQQRIARVQKAVHIMFKGFVWMLSATGVIKVSTKTLPSLSEAKGVIVVANHPTLVDVVVLISLMPNAGCIVKQGLWRNPFIRGVLASAGYIPNRGADLLLKDCQQVLATDTNLIIFPEGTRTLVGAKTNPFARGAANIALRTQTDIMPVILRIDVAGLTKQQPWYELPRQTINMSVEMGAPFEYLRYDASQNNEAKMARVLTRELQQYYAEQLTALPPLRNMSKH, from the coding sequence ATGACGAATAAAAACAGCTCAGTAGAGTTCCCTGAACCCGCCCCTTACTTAACGGGGCTAGCATATGTACCTCGTTGGATAGGTGGCACCTTATGTTATGTTGTTTTTGGTTTAGGTGGACTATTAAGCTCGCTCACTGTTTTACCTGTATTACGTTTGTGGCCGGGTACAAAACAGCAACGAATTGCCAGAGTACAAAAAGCGGTCCACATTATGTTTAAAGGTTTTGTGTGGATGCTCAGTGCAACCGGAGTCATTAAAGTCAGTACCAAAACGCTCCCTAGCTTAAGCGAGGCAAAAGGAGTGATAGTGGTGGCTAATCACCCAACCTTGGTTGATGTGGTGGTGTTAATCAGTTTAATGCCCAATGCCGGTTGTATTGTTAAGCAAGGATTATGGCGCAACCCCTTTATACGCGGTGTATTAGCATCAGCAGGGTATATTCCTAATCGTGGTGCAGACTTGTTACTAAAAGACTGTCAGCAAGTGTTAGCAACAGATACAAACTTAATTATTTTCCCAGAAGGCACTCGTACCCTTGTGGGGGCTAAAACAAATCCATTTGCACGTGGCGCTGCAAATATCGCATTACGTACACAAACTGATATCATGCCTGTCATACTTCGTATTGATGTGGCCGGACTGACAAAGCAGCAACCTTGGTACGAACTACCAAGGCAAACAATCAATATGTCTGTAGAAATGGGCGCACCTTTTGAGTACCTAAGGTATGATGCTAGTCAAAACAATGAAGCTAAAATGGCCAGAGTTCTGACAAGAGAGTTGCAGCAGTATTACGCTGAGCAACTCACAGCATTACCGCCATTACGCAACATGAGCAAACATTAA
- a CDS encoding AMP-binding protein: MENLMKTPVEMLSHWVETQGNEVYLRQPINGQYVDFTWREVQQKVQQVAGALRHLGLVPGDKVAVLSKNCAEWFITDLALMHGGYISVPIYPTANAETIRYVLEHSEAKAIFTGKLDFWADQEAGVGGEILRLAMPYDTMPSQYHWDKILELGTPLVDAPTPTAEQVMTLIYTSGSTGKPKGAIQTFGSYGWTCEAVVRDLKTNTTDRLLSYLPLAHITERVAIQGSSFYSGSSVAFVESLDSFVADVQRCRPTVFFSVPRLWTLFQLNIIEKAGEAKLDFLLKVPIISSLVKRKIQKGLGLEHCRLLGSGSAPIPPSQLEWYHKIGMNISEAWGMTENCAYSIINFPFDATKIGTVGRPVEGCQVRRSDEGELMVKSPGLMQGYCKQEEVTKACFDEDGFFHTGDLCEIDDEGFISITGRVKDNFKTSKGKYVAPVPIERKLAQDSHIELLCVIGSGLPHPVALVQLSEGAALQPREEVRSSLKATLDSINPNLESHEHVDAMVVVTEPWTIENDAMTPTLKIKRHVLEKQFSAKVDGIRGAKICWEDEI; encoded by the coding sequence ATGGAAAATCTAATGAAAACGCCAGTAGAAATGTTGTCGCACTGGGTAGAAACCCAGGGTAATGAAGTCTATTTACGCCAACCTATCAATGGTCAGTACGTTGACTTTACTTGGCGTGAAGTACAACAAAAAGTTCAGCAAGTTGCCGGTGCACTGCGTCATTTAGGCTTAGTACCAGGCGATAAAGTCGCAGTACTTTCTAAAAACTGTGCTGAATGGTTTATCACTGATTTAGCATTAATGCATGGCGGTTATATCAGTGTGCCGATTTACCCAACAGCAAATGCTGAGACTATTCGCTATGTCCTTGAGCACAGTGAAGCTAAAGCCATTTTTACAGGTAAATTAGATTTCTGGGCAGATCAAGAAGCGGGGGTAGGTGGTGAAATCTTACGTCTTGCAATGCCATATGACACCATGCCTTCTCAGTATCACTGGGACAAAATTCTTGAACTTGGCACGCCATTAGTTGATGCGCCGACGCCAACCGCAGAGCAAGTCATGACGCTGATTTATACCTCTGGCTCTACCGGTAAACCTAAAGGCGCAATTCAAACATTTGGTAGCTACGGTTGGACTTGTGAAGCCGTCGTGCGTGATTTAAAAACCAATACCACTGACAGATTATTATCTTACCTGCCATTAGCCCACATTACTGAGCGTGTCGCAATTCAAGGATCATCATTCTACTCAGGTTCTTCGGTCGCCTTTGTTGAAAGCCTAGACTCGTTTGTTGCAGATGTGCAGCGCTGTCGTCCTACGGTGTTTTTCTCGGTGCCACGTTTATGGACACTATTCCAGCTCAATATTATTGAAAAAGCCGGTGAAGCTAAATTGGACTTCCTGCTTAAAGTCCCCATCATTAGTAGCTTAGTTAAACGTAAGATCCAAAAAGGCCTAGGGCTGGAACATTGTCGTTTGCTGGGTTCAGGTTCAGCGCCTATTCCACCAAGCCAGCTTGAGTGGTACCACAAAATCGGCATGAACATTTCTGAAGCTTGGGGCATGACTGAAAACTGTGCTTACTCGATAATTAACTTCCCATTCGATGCCACTAAAATTGGTACAGTGGGACGCCCAGTCGAAGGTTGCCAAGTGCGCCGTAGTGACGAAGGTGAGCTGATGGTTAAAAGCCCTGGCTTAATGCAAGGCTATTGCAAACAAGAAGAAGTCACCAAAGCTTGTTTTGATGAAGATGGGTTTTTCCATACTGGCGATTTATGTGAAATTGATGATGAAGGCTTTATCTCAATTACGGGTCGCGTTAAAGACAACTTCAAAACCTCAAAAGGTAAGTATGTTGCGCCAGTCCCAATTGAGCGTAAGTTAGCTCAAGATTCACATATTGAATTATTGTGTGTCATTGGTTCGGGTTTACCGCACCCTGTGGCATTGGTTCAATTATCAGAAGGTGCTGCGTTGCAACCTCGTGAAGAAGTACGCTCATCACTCAAGGCGACCTTAGACAGCATTAACCCTAACTTAGAATCACACGAGCATGTTGACGCTATGGTTGTGGTAACAGAGCCTTGGACCATTGAAAATGATGCAATGACACCAACGCTTAAAATTAAACGCCACGTGCTAGAAAAGCAGTTTAGTGCCAAAGTTGATGGTATTCGTGGTGCGAAAATTTGCTGGGAAGATGAAATTTAA
- a CDS encoding RidA family protein encodes MAEKIIIATDKAPQAIGTYSQAVKVGSTVYLSGQIPLVPSTMEMVSDDFSAQVVQVFENLTAVCEAAGGNMSDIVKLNIFLTDLSHFATVNDIMAKYLSQPYPARAAIGVKQLPKGSLVEMDGIMEI; translated from the coding sequence ATGGCAGAAAAAATCATTATCGCAACCGATAAAGCTCCACAAGCAATTGGCACATATTCTCAAGCTGTAAAAGTGGGTAGCACTGTTTACCTATCAGGCCAAATTCCGTTAGTCCCAAGCACAATGGAAATGGTCAGCGATGACTTTTCTGCGCAAGTTGTGCAAGTATTCGAAAACTTAACTGCAGTATGTGAAGCCGCTGGCGGCAACATGTCAGATATTGTGAAGCTCAATATCTTCTTAACTGATCTTTCTCACTTTGCAACTGTAAATGACATCATGGCTAAATACCTCAGCCAACCTTACCCTGCACGTGCTGCAATTGGTGTAAAACAGCTTCCAAAGGGCTCTTTAGTTGAAATGGATGGAATAATGGAGATCTAG